The DNA segment aaaactacagaccggtatcccttcttccattcattgcaaagacactcgaacgagctgtgttcaaccagctctctatgtttcttgtacagaacaacctcctggacagcaatcaatctggcttcaaaagtggccactcaactgagactgcccctGCTcccggttactgaagccctgcgactggcaagagcagcttcaaaatcctcagtactcattttgctggacctgtctgctgcttttgacactgttaatcaccagattctcctgtccaccctcagaaagatgggcatctctggaaccgcactccaagTGGCTTAACTcactacctgtctgatagatccttcatggtgtcttggaggtggtgaagtttctaagtcacaacaacttgctactggggttcctcaaggctcagtacttggaccgcttctcttctccatctacatgacgtcattaggatctgtcattcagaagcatggcttttcctatcactgctacgctgatgacactcaactctacttctcattccaaccagatgacccgacggtagttgctcgcatttcagcctgtctgagtgacatttctagctggatgaaggaccatcaccttcaactcaaccttactaagacagaactgcttgtgctTCCAGCAAACCCATAATTTCATCACAGCTGCTCAATACTGCTGGGTTTGTCAACCAttactccttccaggacagccagaaacctagtaGTTTTGATCGATGATCAGTTAAGGTTcacagaccacattgctacaacgacccgatcctgtagatttgccttattcaacattaggaaagattagacccttcctgtcagagcaatccacccaactttcTTGTCcaaagctcttgttctctccagactggactattgcaatgctctcctggcgggccttcctgcatgtactatcaagcctctacaactgatccagaatgcagcagcgagggttgtcttcaatgagccaaaaacagcccatgttactcctctcctcatcaggttacactggctaccagtagccgctcgcatcaaattcaaggtactgatgcttgccctaccacaaaacgaccactggcacggcgccaaccttacctaaactcactagttcaatcttatgcaccctccagaagtttgcgctctgcaagtgaacgacgccttgtgttgccatcccaaaggaggttcaaaatcactctcacggactttttcctggactgctcccagctggtggaatgacctcccgatctcaattcacACAGCTGAGTCTTtaaactcattttcaaaaaacatctaaagactcatcatttcttttcgcctgcacttaaccaactaatactagtacttaccttttttcttttctatcatattccaaaccaaaaaaaaaaaaaaaaaaaaaaaaaaaacccccctggctacgtgttctgtactacactaactgagacttgtcatagcacttgtataccgttgttgttctcgttgagctgattgtttctactgttctcatttgtaagtcgctttggataaaagcgtctgctaaatgattaaatgtaaatgttgttaaATGGAACAGCATTCCTTTTAGTTGGAATGCagatattgttaaattaaataattatcacacatgcttattctgaacataatgataatttaattttttatttattttaagaattaaaacaataattaaaacatttttgtagtaATGATTTATGACTATTTTACAGCATGATGGGCTgtattaattttagtgttttaattcataaaatgtcACATCAGAATGTCAGAAACACACCAAAGATGCACAGTACAGAGAAAGTACAAGCTCTATATTCAGTGCAGTGTGTCTGATTGTAGATGTTGATTTCTGCTGGATTCAGTGCAGCAGGATGAAGGAGATCAGAGAACAGCAGAGGAACAGGAAGCTCTGAGTGACGCTCTGAGCACCGTTACACAGGTTCCCCTCACAACATGAGGCTCCCTGAACATCTCTAACCGATGATCCAGCATCACAGATAGATTTAGAGACACAGCCTTTTATAACCATTGACTGGCCACCGAAACTCCctgatgaaaataaagaaaataaaggttAGTCTAAGTTGGAAACTGGTAAATGTGATCTGTATGTGATCTCAAACATCAGAGAGATAAAAATAATGACTCTCACCTGTTGCTTTAAAGCAGCGGTCTTCACTTCCCGAACAGCTCAATATGTTTGAGCAGCTCTTCTCATCACAAGAGTAACACGTCTTTCCGTTGGGGACAATAGGGGGATCTACAGGACAAAAACAAGCATTGTTTTATCTTCTGTGCAAAATATAACATGTAATGAAATAACACTCTGTTAGCTGCTCCAATCAATAAATTCACAACTGACAAGCTGCACTCTGTATTGTATAATTTGTATTTCCTGATCTCCTTTGGAAGTAAAATGAGTATTGAccttaaagatttatttattttatggtcaaTAAAGCCTGATACCTGGAGTGTCTTGGACGTTACACCGGTCTGTGTTACAGCACGTTAAAGATGTCTTTGCATAGCCGAAGTTCATGGATCCACTTGCACAGTCAGCAGCACAGTCTTTAAGCTTCACTTTAACACCGTTGTTACCTAAAACATGAATGATTCAGGAAAGACCAGTTCAacattattttgacaaaaaatatatttataaacatcaaaatgtagCATTTTCTCATTTGAATCTCAACTGATTCAaatttaatacaaactataatgTGCATAAAAAACTGAGAGAAACAAATTAAGTGGCAGAAATATAAATTGAATATTCTGTGATTACAATCATAAATTCTGTGAGGAAATCAGCAGTTCTATAAGAAGTTACAGATTTCCAGTGAAACAGCACCAGTAAAAAAAACACCAGCATCTCCATCAGTCATCAGTGAATTTCAATCCATCCTATTAGACTTACCAACATTTACTGCTGTTGTTGAACTCATGCACTTTGAAAATCCACTGggacatgtttttacattttgatttgcaCAAGAACCCGTCAGACCCATACACTCATAACAGCTGAGAGAGTGTCCTTTAGtaataaaacagagagagagatgttagTGATCTGTATTTGTACtcaataacattacaaacactCTTTGTCTTCATACCTGCAGTGAAAAGAATGAACAGAAGAAAAACTGAGATTTGCAGATCCATCTTTGATCAGGGGGTGAATGAAGTGACACACCTGTTTCAGTGCTCATTTTATAGCCTTCGAAAAGGGAGGGTCTTTATGAGAAAATAAAAGGTTAAAGTAGACATTACTAGAAAATGAAACTTTAGCTTAGATCATTTACTTGCCAGTTAATTATAAAGGGAGGTTTAAGGAATTATAGCTACTTAAAACCAACCAGCCTACCAAATCTTAAAGTGAGTTTGTACATAAAATGAAAGCCATGGGTTCAATGTTGTCAGGGCCCCATTATTCCTTAAAGAATctttttatgttctgcagaagtcATACATACTTTGTAGAGTGATTCAGGTATTAcctatactcttaaaaataaaggtgcttaaaaggttcttcacagcaatcccatagaagaaccatttttggttccacaaagaaccattcagtcaaagtttctttaaagaaccatctctttcttacctttttataatctgaagaaacttctttcaccacaaagaaccttttgtgaaacaacAAGGCTCTTtctggaaccatttagacaaaaaaggttcttggCATCAGTGTACATTTCGTTGGTGAGGATGGAATGTTATTGAAAACCCAAGTCAATATTAGTTTCTATGATCTTTTCACTTAAATACATGGCAGTGTTACAATGAGCCAAACGTTAAAGGATTACAATAGATGCATGATCTTCACCTGCACACacttcttttttctgtttctgacactcttaaatattttataagatcTCCTATATTTTGCTTTTAGTAAAGTATGATACCTCAGCATCATATCAGCATATATCAGCATCTTTATATCTTCCTTGACTGCAAACATAACAGCAGATTATGTGAATCCAACACAGATGATTTGTGACATTACCACCAGATCTAAAAAAAGATACTCATGTGATCCTCGAGAAAATAATCTCTATGGGTGAAGAGGAGGTTTGAACCACTGCTAGATCCACGTTTTTAAGTCTGTTCTTCTGTCACATTCGGGGAGTATTTGCTACacagttttattaaatgaaaacaaaacccaTATTGGAACACAGGGACGATGCAAGCCAAACCAAAAGAAGGACTGACAAAAAACTGAACCAAacagggaaaaataaatattaactgaggGAGGAAAAAGGGAACAGATGAGACTAAACAATGAATCAATATAGAAACTATAGAAACCGGGACTAAACACAGGTAAGAACTAGAATCAGAAATACAACCAGAAATACAGATGATACTGTATGTGGCAATTTCTTTTTCAATAGTTTATTTTCAGCCCTGTTGCATCCTGTATGTTAGTCAGTCATGCTgcaataaaaccattaaataagTTTATCTattcattttggatgaaaaagCTTCCAGACTCAAGAAAACGTTCAATATCACATTTAAACTCACATTGTCCATGTTCGTTAAAACTTTTGCAATGCAAATATGGACATGTAAATGTGTATTGTTAGGGAGACCATTCATGATGTTTCTTGTAAATCTCTACAAAGagcatttaaatattgtaaatcgAATCACTTTTCAACATTTGTTATCTTGTTGAATAAATCAGtgcatgcaaaatgcaaaaaatactgTACAAGTTGTCTTGCTTGTTGCGCAAATGTCAGTTGGAAAGTATTTTTGAAGGACATCACGCAGCTGACACAGATTtatgtgtgcattaaattacagatACATTGTATTGTATACAAGCatacaaatcaaaatattgtGGATTTATAATGCATGTATTTGTAGGAGCACTTGTGGATTAGATTCATGCTGTGTGAGAGGATGCACACAGTGGCATGAGTAGTCTTCTGAAGtattataaatgaatgtttacatgttttataaacatatttatattaaaacagcCCGTTTTTTTCACTATGGAAGTAACAAAGTGTCTGTTTGTCCTACTTTCCTTTTATGTTCATTACTGACTCGTTTCAAGAAGCAGTTTAAGAAAACATTTCAGGCCAACTGCACCGTTTAAACATACAATTTAAACTAGAAAATATGTACAGTGTTCTCACTAACCAACttaattgttttgtaaatgtaaacaaatttggATGGAtgcagcataaataaatacaatgcaaaataatgatttttgttttttttgttttaaatgtttttaaacattccaCAATAAGTGAACTGAACAGTCCAGATCATGTCTCCTATTGAAAATATATGGCACTTCATGAAGAAGAGAATAAGATGACCACAGACTGCTGAGCGGGTCAAATCCTGTATCAAGTgagatttgtttatatttacaaaatacaaaacagagtTGGTCAGTGAAGACACTGGAGAGCTTTTCTTTGAGCATTTGTCAGTAAAGTAAAGATAATTAACAAATCACACATTCTAGAAAGAAGCTGTTTCCTCCCAACTTTTCTTGAAATGGGGTTGTTTCAACTATTTCGGTGCAAAACGTAATTAGGCTTTTTGCACTGTTGGTTAtcaatatgtttattaatttaataaatttagggctaatgaaaataaaacattactgtgTATTGTTTCCTGCTACAAAAATCACAATTGGTTTGCATTCAAAACTGAGAATTACATCAACAGCTGTAAGCAGTAAACATCCAGTGTATTTTGCCAAGCAGAAGTATGATGTTTTCTGTGATTGTGCGAAACTTCCGGTTCATTTGCTGctgtaaataactagaagaataacaaaatgCAGTATACAGTAAAACTATCTgagctaaaaacaaaacagtgtttatgattattataactgAATACTATgacaacaaaattcaaaatgcttCCTGATATTTGGGCAGAAACAAACAAGAGTGCTAATCTATATTGTCCCgaagaatttagctccaaccctaattaaaccaagggcacgttcaagctcaaaccggtgaGCAGTTTTGCTACGTTTCCGGGTTGAACAACATGTTTCCTGTAAACGTGTGCAACAGGGTTTGTTAATTAAcctcaaaataaattcacaagagcaagtatattgtttgcacatgtttatttacattaaaggcaaaaaaactgaaataatgagagcacaattgcaatgtcttctggtccatatcctttccttaggaaggtgtgctagacactgattaataatgtaacataaaaatactatacatatttatatattttgctattgtattatCGAGTGACACTTTTATATACTTTTGAATACtcatctgattatataatggtgaATATCACAatatcatagcacaacaacagtgatcagcaataatgatactcacaataaaaataataaggtcatatagatcataacacagtcttggaggtaagaagtggatcattcttcacctgaaatgtttgtcttttcatcctgaaatgcgaggcaatgttggatcacaataattagggaccacagtttccacaaatcccttcactggattgggatgttctcttttattctgaagggcaagggcagtgactgtaacatcgagtgtattttgcagtgttaaacacatatttataccgatttcatcaggctctgaaaattcttcaaaaaaacacaaagaatggccttctcagctacCATAGATGCAtctcttgcgtcatcagaacaggaTGCTCAACACACCACCGTTTCTGTTTAAAaacgttttgcaacgttttgtcggggctgaacgcagcccagcTTAAACCTATTATTCGAACTAATCACAGTCTTTAGGACTTTTAGGATCTCCTACAGTTAAAATGTTCACCTGCGTTTGTTGCTGCAGTAAAGCAATCCGCCATTTATAAACAGGGCCTATACTTTTAGTCTATCACATGTTCTcgcatttattgttttatttttaatgggtttcgtaaacacattaattttgatgaaatacTGTTTTGATTAAGTTTGCTATTtgcaatattataattaattatttttcatagaGTCATTTTTGTTGGATTGTATTAAAAAACTAAGTTAAGTTTAATCCTCAAACATcactgtaattattaattatgatatttaaatatggaacccacaacaattaaaaaacaaaaacatacaaatatgttgtccccatattttaatttgtatataatcaCATGTGagatttcagtaatattttaatattaatattattaataatttcaatatcattaaatgttttgtgatgttaaaattagtttatttgtaatttattggtTTGACTGAATGCAGAAACTGGTTTGACTGTAGCTGTCTAACCAAACAACAGCATGATCTCTAAAATGTCTCTTTAGAGGACAAAACTGAAGGGACAATCTAGTGATTTAGGGCAGAGTAAGTTGTTTACAAAGTTTGTGGATCCAGTGGATCAATCTCACTAACTTCAATACGCTTAAATCAGACATTATTCCCTGTTCTCTTCAGATCTTGAGACACATTGAAGGCGTCTGTCCACTAGAAGGCACTGCAAGCTTGTTTTTATCCCGACAAGCGTCATCTGCAGCCGTCATTATTCACGCGCTCTTGCCAAAATTACATTTCATCATTGTTAGTGACGGTGCATTGCAGAGATGATTGCAAATacttgttaatattgtaaacataAATAGGCcccatattcaaaacatttataaGAGTTTTCCCAAAATGTAGAGAGCTGTTCTGTGACATAAATTAACACAAACCGAAATGCATTCACATCACACcgaataatattttacatttaatattacaattcgTTACGTGATTTTTTTAGCCTACCATCCATCTGCCTAAAATGTTTCAATTCCATAATTATGATGAGACAATGCAAAGcactaattatacattatatgctTACTATATATTTATCCGAATGTCACATGATCATAATATCAcactttttgaaatattaatgaaatatttatttatgcataaagcACTTTTCAGCACCCAAAAGGGAACAAGGCATACCATGAGaaataaaaacttgttaaatAACAGCTCTTTTTGTTTTGACCAGGCTCGCCATCTGTCCAAGCGAGTGAATTATCATAACTTATCGATTTTTTCCGATTCTTCTCCGTTCTACGGCGTGCGCGCTCCCGCGAGTGCAGCTGTCACCGGGGCAGCGAAGCGCG comes from the Cyprinus carpio isolate SPL01 chromosome B21, ASM1834038v1, whole genome shotgun sequence genome and includes:
- the LOC109061495 gene encoding prostate stem cell antigen-like, whose translation is MDLQISVFLLFILFTAGHSLSCYECMGLTGSCANQNVKTCPSGFSKCMSSTTAVNVGNNGVKVKLKDCAADCASGSMNFGYAKTSLTCCNTDRCNVQDTPDPPIVPNGKTCYSCDEKSCSNILSCSGSEDRCFKATGSFGGQSMVIKGCVSKSICDAGSSVRDVQGASCCEGNLCNGAQSVTQSFLFLCCSLISFILLH